A genomic segment from Micromonospora echinaurantiaca encodes:
- the rplK gene encoding 50S ribosomal protein L11, translated as MPPKKKLVKTFTLQLPAGQATPAPPVGPALGQHGVNIMEFCKSYNAQTESQRGDIVPAEISVYEDRTFTFVLKTPPAARLLIKAAGVQKGSGVPHKEKVGSVTRAQLREIAEKKMADLNANDIDHAEKIIAGTARSMGLDVTD; from the coding sequence ATGCCTCCGAAGAAGAAGCTCGTCAAGACGTTCACGCTTCAGCTGCCGGCGGGCCAGGCCACCCCGGCGCCGCCGGTCGGCCCCGCGCTCGGCCAGCACGGCGTGAACATCATGGAGTTCTGCAAGTCCTACAACGCGCAGACCGAGTCCCAGCGGGGCGACATCGTCCCCGCCGAGATCAGCGTGTACGAGGACCGGACCTTCACCTTCGTGCTGAAGACCCCGCCCGCCGCCCGGCTGCTGATCAAGGCCGCCGGCGTGCAGAAGGGCTCCGGTGTCCCGCACAAGGAGAAGGTCGGCTCGGTCACCCGCGCCCAGCTGCGCGAGATCGCCGAGAAGAAGATGGCCGACCTGAACGCCAACGACATCGACCACGCTGAGAAGATCATCGCCGGCACCGCTCGGTCGATGGGCCTCGACGTCACCGACTGA
- a CDS encoding ABC transporter ATP-binding protein, producing MRLENVWLRYRRRGPWVLRGTDARIDPGEVVVVLGRNGAGKSTLLQVAAGVLRPVRGRVTDRPGRVGWVPERFPADQPFTVARYLTAMARVAGLDAAAAGRAVADWTSRLGLSAFRDVRLPELSKGTAQKVGLAQAMLRRPGLLVLDEPWEGLDAGARELVPAVIDEVLATGGSVLVSDHRGETVRLPGARHWTVADGTVTEEASVGSAMAVVEVAVPAARVAGAVARLRAEGHHVLRVRPAEPASSGPGVDQPAEPTSSGPGVDPAVEPGTGPASPGSGGPVGSGPTSSGPAAGRAAEPAPAAGVAAEAGPITGAPR from the coding sequence ATGCGGCTGGAGAACGTCTGGTTGCGGTACCGCCGGCGGGGGCCGTGGGTGCTGCGCGGCACGGACGCCCGGATCGACCCGGGTGAGGTGGTGGTCGTGCTCGGCCGCAACGGCGCCGGGAAGTCCACCCTGCTGCAGGTCGCGGCGGGGGTGCTGCGGCCGGTCCGGGGCCGGGTCACCGATCGGCCCGGTCGGGTCGGCTGGGTCCCCGAGCGGTTCCCCGCCGACCAGCCCTTCACCGTGGCGCGCTACCTGACCGCGATGGCGCGGGTCGCCGGCCTCGACGCCGCGGCCGCCGGCCGGGCGGTGGCCGACTGGACCTCGCGGCTCGGCCTGTCCGCGTTCCGCGACGTACGGCTGCCGGAGCTGTCCAAGGGCACCGCGCAGAAGGTCGGTCTGGCCCAGGCGATGCTCCGCCGGCCCGGCCTGCTGGTGCTCGACGAGCCCTGGGAGGGGCTGGACGCCGGCGCCCGCGAGCTGGTCCCGGCGGTGATCGACGAGGTGCTGGCCACCGGCGGCTCGGTGCTGGTCAGCGACCACCGCGGCGAGACCGTCCGGCTGCCCGGCGCGCGGCACTGGACGGTGGCCGACGGCACGGTCACCGAGGAGGCGTCGGTCGGCTCGGCGATGGCCGTGGTCGAGGTCGCGGTGCCCGCCGCGCGGGTCGCCGGCGCCGTCGCCCGGTTGCGCGCCGAGGGCCACCACGTCCTGCGGGTACGTCCCGCCGAGCCCGCGTCGTCCGGCCCCGGTGTCGACCAGCCCGCCGAGCCCACGTCGTCCGGCCCTGGTGTCGACCCGGCCGTCGAGCCCGGTACCGGGCCCGCGTCGCCCGGTTCGGGTGGCCCGGTCGGCTCCGGGCCGACGTCGTCCGGTCCGGCCGCGGGCCGGGCGGCGGAGCCGGCGCCCGCCGCGGGGGTGGCTGCCGAGGCCGGGCCGATCACCGGGGCGCCCCGATGA
- a CDS encoding putative bifunctional diguanylate cyclase/phosphodiesterase, which yields MAQRERPRRRSTDHAWLITGPLALFAVVCATVTALVADEPVGEWPQAALLLVVMIGVGIPVLNFVVRRQSFGVTLTEIPLVVALYLLPPLTVVVIYTVASVVTQTRHRFSPAKFWFNVAKAAAGTSLAGLVLQALPPMGVVGPGTWLSLFAAVTAVILVSLAAVVGVHTLLQGWQAGRDALRTAPPALLTAAINVSMGLIILIAVTATWWSLVLLAALAAALVLVYRSYAQFFRQHRTLAEMYDLTRAIAERGQDGSLVDALLGRVRALMQAEYATLWLPAQGRHPEVLLTARVDDPGLLDVVPTPATLRERAAAEGRTIAVGRAFDGAQEARRTLSDGKIKDVVVVPLRSGQAVIGTLEVANRLSDVGHFSPGDIPIFETVAAHAAVALENSRLVDRLRHDAYHDALTKLPNRRRIVGALDESVRIRAPGEVVALLLFDVDGLRQVNESLGHAAGDKVLAEVADRLRACAPSAALVGRAGGDEFLVTLRLESVDAALDLAAQLREQIRDEMVFDGLTLDVDTAVGVAVHPDHGSDAASLLQRVDLAATAAKSVPGSVQLFNPALESRSLRRLGLAGDLRRALDDGELKVYFQPKVTLRDRRLVGVECLARWEHPAHGTVAPEDFVAVAEHTGQLGRLTEFVLREGLRRSRDWTPGGQPLAVAVNLSARTLTDQHFPARVAELLDEYGVPPHRLTLEIKESGVLDGTDRPIPTLRRLRDLGVRLSVDDFGTGDSSLAHLRRLPVHEVKVDRSFVQGMATDPGDLAIVNAVVTLSQQFGLAVVAEGVESELTLELLQDIGCEIGQGFLFSRPLPYERLEAWFGAQVDPETITAGELPRLRVVP from the coding sequence ATGGCGCAGCGTGAGCGCCCGCGACGGCGGTCGACCGACCATGCCTGGCTCATCACCGGGCCGCTCGCCCTGTTCGCCGTCGTCTGCGCCACGGTGACCGCGCTGGTCGCCGACGAGCCGGTCGGCGAGTGGCCGCAGGCGGCTCTCCTGCTGGTCGTCATGATCGGCGTCGGCATCCCGGTGCTCAACTTCGTCGTCCGGCGTCAGTCGTTCGGCGTGACGCTCACCGAGATACCGCTCGTCGTCGCGCTGTACCTGCTTCCGCCGCTCACCGTCGTGGTCATCTACACGGTGGCCTCGGTGGTCACCCAGACCCGGCACCGCTTCTCACCGGCCAAGTTCTGGTTCAACGTCGCCAAGGCGGCGGCGGGCACCTCGCTGGCCGGGCTGGTCCTGCAGGCGCTGCCGCCGATGGGGGTGGTGGGCCCTGGCACCTGGTTGAGCCTCTTCGCCGCGGTCACCGCCGTGATCCTGGTCAGCCTCGCCGCGGTGGTCGGCGTGCACACCCTGTTGCAGGGCTGGCAGGCCGGCCGGGACGCGCTCCGTACCGCTCCGCCGGCGCTGCTGACCGCGGCGATCAACGTCTCGATGGGCCTGATCATCCTGATCGCGGTCACCGCCACCTGGTGGTCGTTGGTGCTGCTGGCGGCGCTGGCCGCGGCGCTGGTCCTGGTCTACCGCTCCTACGCCCAGTTCTTCCGCCAGCACCGCACGCTCGCCGAGATGTACGACCTGACCCGGGCGATCGCCGAGCGCGGCCAGGACGGCAGCCTGGTCGACGCGCTGCTGGGCCGGGTGCGGGCCCTGATGCAGGCCGAGTACGCGACGCTCTGGCTGCCCGCCCAGGGCCGGCACCCGGAGGTGCTGCTCACCGCCCGGGTGGACGACCCGGGTCTGCTCGACGTCGTGCCGACCCCGGCCACCCTTCGTGAGCGGGCCGCGGCCGAGGGCCGGACGATCGCGGTCGGCCGGGCCTTCGACGGCGCCCAGGAGGCGCGCCGGACGTTGAGCGACGGCAAGATCAAGGATGTCGTCGTGGTGCCGCTCCGCTCCGGCCAGGCGGTCATCGGCACCCTGGAGGTCGCCAACCGGCTCAGTGACGTCGGCCACTTCAGCCCGGGCGACATTCCCATCTTCGAGACCGTGGCGGCACACGCCGCGGTCGCCCTGGAGAACTCGCGGCTGGTCGACCGGCTGCGCCACGACGCCTACCACGACGCGCTGACCAAGCTGCCCAACCGGCGCCGGATCGTCGGCGCGCTGGACGAGTCGGTCCGGATCCGGGCACCCGGCGAGGTGGTCGCGCTGCTGCTCTTCGACGTCGACGGGCTGCGCCAGGTCAACGAGTCGCTCGGTCACGCCGCCGGCGACAAGGTGCTCGCCGAGGTCGCCGACCGGTTGCGCGCCTGCGCGCCGTCGGCCGCCCTGGTCGGCCGGGCCGGCGGCGACGAATTCCTGGTGACGCTGCGACTGGAGAGCGTCGACGCGGCCCTCGACCTCGCCGCCCAGCTGCGCGAGCAGATCCGCGACGAGATGGTCTTCGACGGGCTCACCCTGGACGTCGACACGGCGGTCGGGGTGGCCGTACACCCGGATCACGGCAGCGACGCGGCCTCCCTGCTGCAACGGGTCGACCTGGCGGCGACGGCGGCGAAGTCGGTGCCGGGCAGCGTGCAGCTGTTCAACCCGGCGCTGGAGTCCCGGTCGCTGCGCCGGCTCGGCCTCGCCGGCGACCTGCGGCGGGCGCTCGACGACGGCGAGCTGAAGGTCTACTTCCAGCCCAAGGTGACCCTGCGGGACCGCCGGCTGGTCGGGGTGGAGTGCCTGGCCCGCTGGGAGCACCCGGCGCACGGCACGGTCGCCCCGGAGGACTTCGTGGCGGTGGCCGAGCACACCGGCCAGCTCGGCCGGCTCACCGAGTTCGTGCTCCGGGAAGGGCTGCGGCGCAGCCGGGACTGGACGCCCGGCGGCCAGCCGCTCGCGGTCGCGGTCAACCTCTCCGCCCGTACGCTCACCGACCAGCACTTCCCGGCCCGGGTCGCCGAACTGCTCGACGAGTACGGCGTACCGCCGCACCGGCTCACCCTGGAGATCAAGGAGTCCGGGGTGCTGGACGGCACCGACCGGCCCATCCCGACCCTGCGTCGGCTGCGCGACCTCGGCGTACGGCTCTCGGTGGACGACTTCGGCACCGGCGACTCGTCCCTGGCCCACCTGCGCCGACTGCCGGTGCACGAGGTCAAGGTCGACCGTTCGTTCGTGCAGGGCATGGCCACCGACCCGGGCGACCTGGCGATCGTGAACGCGGTGGTCACCCTCTCCCAGCAGTTCGGGCTGGCGGTGGTGGCCGAGGGCGTGGAGAGCGAGCTGACCCTGGAGCTGCTGCAGGACATCGGCTGCGAGATCGGGCAGGGCTTCCTGTTCAGCCGCCCACTGCCGTACGAGCGGCTGGAGGCCTGGTTCGGCGCCCAGGTGGACCCGGAAACGATCACCGCGGGCGAGCTTCCGCGCCTGCGTGTGGTGCCCTGA
- the nusG gene encoding transcription termination/antitermination protein NusG: MPEYDETAGPEDEQSTVATAAGDESVEAASEPEFPTSEPAPDEDYDPVAELRQKLRYAPGDWYVVHSYAGYENKVKTNLETRITSLDMEDYIYQVEVPTREEVEVKNGKRSQVQAKVFPGYILVRMELTAESYSCVRNTPGVTGFVGATDRADRPAPLSLDEVLKWLAPAVETEQKKAKPEVKVLDFEVGDSVTVTDGAFASLPATISEINADQQKLKVLVSIFGRETPVELNFNQVAKI, translated from the coding sequence GTGCCTGAGTACGACGAGACCGCCGGACCCGAGGACGAGCAGTCCACGGTGGCGACGGCGGCTGGTGACGAGTCGGTCGAGGCCGCCAGCGAGCCGGAGTTCCCCACCAGTGAGCCCGCGCCCGACGAGGACTACGACCCGGTCGCCGAGCTGCGCCAGAAGCTGCGCTACGCGCCGGGCGACTGGTACGTGGTGCACTCGTACGCCGGCTACGAGAACAAGGTCAAGACCAACCTCGAGACCCGGATCACGTCCCTCGACATGGAGGACTACATCTACCAGGTCGAGGTGCCGACCCGGGAAGAGGTCGAGGTCAAGAACGGCAAGCGGTCCCAGGTGCAGGCCAAGGTCTTCCCGGGCTACATCCTGGTCCGGATGGAGCTGACTGCCGAGTCGTACTCCTGCGTGCGCAACACGCCGGGGGTCACCGGCTTCGTCGGCGCGACCGACCGGGCCGACCGCCCGGCGCCGCTCTCCCTCGACGAGGTGCTCAAGTGGCTGGCGCCGGCCGTCGAGACCGAGCAGAAGAAGGCCAAGCCCGAGGTCAAGGTCCTCGACTTCGAGGTCGGCGACTCGGTCACCGTCACCGACGGCGCCTTCGCCTCGCTGCCGGCCACGATCAGTGAGATCAACGCCGACCAGCAGAAGCTCAAGGTGTTGGTGTCGATCTTCGGCCGCGAGACGCCGGTCGAGCTGAACTTCAACCAGGTCGCCAAGATCTGA
- the rplA gene encoding 50S ribosomal protein L1 translates to MQRSKSYRKAAEVIDRSKLYTPAEAVKLAKETTNVKFDATVEVAMRLGVDPRKADQMVRGTVNLPHGTGKTARVIVFAAGAKAEEAAAAGADEVGTDELVARIQGGWLDFDAAIATPDQMAKIGRIARILGPRGLMPNPKTGTVTMDVTKAVQDIKGGKITFRVDKHSNLHLIIGKSSFSEAQLVDNYAAVLDEVLRAKPSAAKGTYLKKVTLTTTMGPGVPVDPKLVKNLQEAPAEG, encoded by the coding sequence ATGCAGCGCAGCAAGAGCTACCGCAAGGCCGCCGAGGTCATCGACCGGTCCAAGCTCTACACCCCCGCCGAGGCCGTGAAGCTGGCCAAGGAGACCACCAACGTCAAGTTCGACGCCACGGTCGAGGTCGCCATGCGCCTCGGCGTCGACCCCCGCAAGGCGGACCAGATGGTCCGCGGCACGGTCAACCTGCCGCACGGCACCGGTAAGACCGCCCGCGTGATCGTCTTCGCCGCCGGCGCGAAGGCCGAGGAGGCCGCCGCGGCGGGTGCCGACGAGGTGGGCACCGACGAGCTGGTCGCCCGGATCCAGGGTGGTTGGCTCGACTTCGACGCGGCGATCGCCACGCCGGACCAGATGGCCAAGATCGGCCGGATCGCGCGGATCCTGGGCCCGCGCGGTCTCATGCCGAACCCGAAGACCGGCACGGTGACCATGGACGTCACCAAGGCGGTGCAGGACATCAAGGGCGGCAAGATCACCTTCCGGGTGGACAAGCACTCGAACCTGCACCTGATCATCGGCAAGTCGTCCTTCTCCGAGGCGCAGCTGGTCGACAACTACGCCGCGGTCCTCGACGAGGTGCTGCGGGCCAAGCCGTCCGCGGCGAAGGGCACGTACCTCAAGAAGGTCACCCTCACCACCACCATGGGCCCGGGCGTCCCGGTCGACCCGAAGCTGGTGAAGAACCTCCAGGAGGCCCCGGCCGAGGGCTGA
- a CDS encoding DoxX family protein: MSSSYLVVTVLAAAMVGFSAASVFLRAKWVVEPLADYGVPRSWWPWLGAAKAAGAVGLLVGLVAPVVGVLAGVGLALYFTGAVVTVLRARSYGHIPFPLLYAAPVVGSLALLAN, encoded by the coding sequence ATGTCCAGCAGTTACCTCGTCGTCACCGTCCTGGCCGCCGCGATGGTCGGCTTCTCCGCCGCCTCCGTGTTCCTGCGCGCCAAGTGGGTCGTGGAGCCACTCGCCGACTACGGCGTGCCCCGGTCCTGGTGGCCCTGGCTCGGCGCCGCCAAGGCGGCGGGAGCCGTGGGCCTGCTGGTCGGCCTGGTCGCACCGGTCGTCGGTGTGCTGGCCGGGGTCGGCCTGGCGCTGTACTTCACCGGTGCGGTGGTCACCGTGCTCCGGGCCCGGTCGTACGGGCACATTCCGTTCCCGCTGCTCTACGCGGCGCCGGTGGTCGGCTCGCTGGCGCTGCTCGCCAACTGA
- the rplL gene encoding 50S ribosomal protein L7/L12: protein MAKLSTDELLDAFKEMTLIELSEFVKQFEETFEVTAAAPVAVAAGAPAAGGAAAPAEEEKDEFDVILEADGGKKIQVIKVVRELTGLGLKEAKDLVEAAPKPVLEKANKETAEKAKAKLEGEGAKVTLK, encoded by the coding sequence ATGGCGAAGCTCAGCACCGACGAGCTGCTCGACGCGTTCAAGGAGATGACGCTGATCGAGCTCTCCGAGTTCGTGAAGCAGTTCGAGGAGACCTTCGAGGTCACCGCCGCCGCCCCGGTCGCCGTGGCCGCGGGTGCCCCGGCCGCCGGTGGCGCCGCTGCCCCGGCCGAGGAGGAGAAGGACGAGTTCGACGTCATCCTCGAGGCTGACGGCGGCAAGAAGATCCAGGTCATCAAGGTCGTGCGCGAGCTGACCGGCCTGGGCCTCAAGGAGGCCAAGGACCTGGTCGAGGCCGCGCCGAAGCCGGTCCTGGAGAAGGCCAACAAGGAGACCGCCGAGAAGGCGAAGGCCAAGCTCGAGGGCGAGGGCGCCAAGGTCACCCTCAAGTGA
- the rpmG gene encoding 50S ribosomal protein L33 translates to MAKATDVRPKITLACVECKERNYITRKNRRNDPDRIELKKFCPRDGRHTVHRETR, encoded by the coding sequence GTGGCGAAGGCGACCGATGTCCGGCCGAAGATCACTTTGGCGTGTGTGGAGTGCAAGGAGCGCAACTACATCACGCGCAAGAACCGTCGTAACGACCCGGACCGCATCGAGCTGAAGAAGTTCTGCCCGCGCGACGGCCGGCACACGGTCCACCGCGAGACCCGCTGA
- a CDS encoding MaoC family dehydratase — protein sequence MELPAKTFRVTRADLVRYAGASGDFNPIHWSDRTATKVGLPGVIAHGMFTMALVGRAVTEWAGAPDAVVDYGVRFTRPVVVPDDDQGTEIEVTAVVREVTEDGLTRLDVTATCLGEKVLSQARATIRTAR from the coding sequence ATGGAACTGCCCGCCAAGACCTTCCGGGTCACCCGGGCGGACCTGGTCCGCTACGCCGGCGCCTCCGGCGACTTCAACCCGATCCACTGGAGCGACCGGACGGCCACCAAGGTGGGCCTGCCCGGGGTGATCGCCCACGGCATGTTCACCATGGCGCTGGTCGGCCGGGCGGTCACCGAGTGGGCCGGCGCGCCGGACGCGGTGGTCGACTACGGCGTCCGCTTCACCCGGCCGGTGGTCGTCCCGGACGACGACCAGGGCACCGAGATCGAGGTGACCGCGGTGGTCCGGGAGGTCACCGAGGACGGCCTGACCAGGCTCGACGTGACCGCCACCTGCCTCGGCGAGAAGGTGCTGTCGCAGGCCCGGGCGACCATCCGGACGGCCCGCTGA
- the rplJ gene encoding 50S ribosomal protein L10, which yields MADKPIRADKATAVAELTESFRTAGATVLTEYRGLTVSQLTQLRRSLGKETTYTVAKNTLAKRAATDAGIAGLDELFTGPTALTFVSGDVVEAAKGLRDFAKANPKLVIKGGVFEGKAISAAEVTKLADLESREVLLAKLAGAMKGNLSKAAALFQAPLSKAARAAAALADKREKEGAEAA from the coding sequence ATGGCGGACAAGCCGATCCGGGCCGACAAGGCCACGGCCGTCGCTGAGCTGACCGAGAGCTTCCGCACCGCGGGCGCCACGGTGCTGACCGAGTACCGCGGTCTGACGGTTTCCCAGCTCACCCAGCTGCGGCGCTCGCTCGGCAAGGAGACCACCTACACCGTCGCGAAGAACACGCTGGCCAAGCGTGCCGCGACGGACGCGGGCATCGCCGGCCTCGACGAGCTGTTCACCGGTCCTACCGCGCTGACTTTCGTTTCGGGCGACGTCGTCGAGGCGGCGAAGGGCCTTCGCGACTTCGCGAAGGCCAACCCGAAGCTCGTCATCAAGGGCGGTGTCTTCGAGGGCAAGGCCATTTCCGCGGCCGAGGTCACGAAGCTCGCCGACCTGGAGTCCCGTGAGGTGCTGCTGGCCAAGCTGGCCGGCGCGATGAAGGGCAACCTGAGCAAGGCCGCGGCCCTGTTCCAGGCTCCGCTCTCCAAGGCCGCCCGTGCGGCGGCCGCCCTGGCGGACAAGCGCGAGAAGGAGGGCGCCGAGGCGGCCTGA
- a CDS encoding MaoC family dehydratase N-terminal domain-containing protein, with product MSLDPSFVGRSYPPTAPYQVGREKIREFATAIGATDPAHHDPEAARALGHPDVVAPPTFPVVITMAASRQIIEDPALGVDYSRVVHGDQRFAYTRPVVAGDELVCVNTVEDVTSRGGHGFLTTRTEVSTVAGEPVVTVWSKIVVRGEG from the coding sequence ATGTCCCTGGACCCGTCCTTCGTCGGCCGGAGCTACCCGCCGACCGCCCCGTACCAGGTGGGCCGAGAGAAGATCCGCGAGTTCGCGACGGCGATCGGCGCCACCGACCCGGCCCACCACGATCCGGAGGCCGCCCGCGCGCTCGGCCACCCGGACGTGGTCGCCCCGCCGACCTTCCCCGTGGTGATCACGATGGCCGCCAGCCGGCAGATCATCGAGGACCCGGCGCTGGGCGTCGACTACAGCCGCGTCGTGCACGGCGACCAGCGGTTCGCGTACACCCGCCCGGTGGTGGCCGGTGACGAGCTGGTCTGCGTCAACACCGTGGAGGACGTCACCTCCCGCGGTGGGCACGGCTTCCTGACCACCCGTACCGAGGTCAGCACCGTCGCCGGGGAGCCGGTGGTCACCGTCTGGTCCAAGATCGTCGTGCGTGGGGAGGGCTGA
- the secE gene encoding preprotein translocase subunit SecE: MADNKRRGEDAGDDRLHDEVVDDVADDDATDAEEPVSRGGGTATRSRAKAESADRPKTRAETDRVGLFGRIARFIREVVAELRKVIWPTRKELLTYTAVVVAFVAVMLTIVAGLDYAFAKGVLWVFGNPS, translated from the coding sequence GTGGCCGACAACAAGCGGCGCGGCGAGGACGCCGGCGACGACCGTCTGCACGACGAGGTCGTCGACGACGTGGCCGACGACGACGCCACCGACGCGGAGGAGCCGGTCTCCCGGGGCGGCGGCACCGCCACCCGGTCCCGGGCCAAGGCGGAGTCGGCCGACCGGCCGAAGACCCGGGCCGAGACCGACAGGGTGGGCCTCTTCGGCCGCATCGCCCGATTCATCCGCGAGGTCGTCGCCGAACTGCGTAAGGTCATCTGGCCGACGCGCAAGGAGCTGCTGACCTACACCGCCGTGGTGGTCGCCTTCGTCGCGGTGATGCTGACGATCGTGGCCGGCCTGGACTACGCCTTCGCCAAGGGCGTGCTGTGGGTCTTCGGCAACCCCAGCTGA